A single Phragmites australis chromosome 4, lpPhrAust1.1, whole genome shotgun sequence DNA region contains:
- the LOC133916405 gene encoding dof zinc finger protein DOF5.1-like isoform X1, protein MVFPSVPAYLDPPYWNNQQQGQQPRASGGGDAPLVPVGPAVPAASGLPSSSSAASGSVAAHARPNSMAERARLARVPQPEPALKCPRCDSTNTKFCYYNNYSLSQPRHFCKTCRRYWTRGGSLRNVPVGGGCRRNKRSSKSSSTAAASSSSKPSSSARQLPGASTPGATGGIIPPGLSSLSHHLPFLGSMHPPGPNLGLAFPAGLPPIGMQQHLDTVDQFPVASGGGSTIGSSLEQWRHQQFPFLAGGVLELPPRPPPMYQLGLEANRGGSGSAAAAFTLGQTSATTARQDSQEGSMKLDDSKGQEMSLQRQYMAALRYGSEGVWDGNAGGSGSYGGGNGGASWPMNSPGFHSSSTSRGNGGGLL, encoded by the coding sequence CAGCAAGGTCAGCAGCCTAGAGCgagcgggggaggcgatgcacCTCTCGTTCCCGTGGGTCCAGCGGTTCCCGCGGCCAGTGGCTTGCCGAGCAGCTCATCGGCGGCCAGTGGTTCCGTGGCCGCGCACGCGCGGCCCAACTCGATGGCTGAGCGCGCGCGGCTGGCGCGCGTGCCGCAGCCGGAGCCGGCGCTCAAGTGCCCACGCTGCGACTCCACCAACACCAAGTTCTGCTACTACAACAACTACTCCCTCTCCCAGCCCCGCCACTTCTGCAAGACGTGCCGCCGCTACTGGACGCGCGGCGGCTCCCTCCGCAACGTCCCCGTCGGCGGAGGCTGCCGCCGCAACAAGCGCTCGTCCAAGTCCTCGTCCACCGCTGCCGCGTCTTCCTCCTCAAAACCATCCTCCTCGGCTAGGCAGCTGCCCGGAGCGTCCACCCCCGGCGCCACCGGAGGGATCATCCCTCCGGGCCTCAGCTCCTTGTCGCACCACCTGCCGTTCTTGGGCTCGATGCACCCACCAGGGCCCAACCTAGGGCTAGCCTTCCCCGCCGGCCTCCCGCCGATCGGCATGCAGCAGCACCTTGACACGGTAGATCAGTTCCCGGTGGCAAGCGGTGGCGGCAGCACCATTGGCTCATCGCTGGAGCAGTGGAGACATCAGCAGTTCCCCTTCTTGGCAGGAGGAGTACTAGAGCTTCCGCCGCGGCCACCGCCGATGTACCAGTTGGGTTTGGAAGCTAACCGAGGAGGAAGCGGCTCAGCTGCAGCGGCGTTCACGTTAGGGCAGACTAGTGCTACCACGGCAAGGCAGGACAGCCAGGAAGGGTCAATGAAGCTGGACGACAGTAAAGGGCAAGAGATGAGCTTACAGAGGCAGTACATGGCTGCTCTACGCTACGGATCAGAGGGCGTCTGGGATGGGAATGCTGGAGGCAGTGGTAGCTAtggcggcggcaatggcggtgCCAGTTGGCCAATGAACAGTCCTGGATTCCATTCTTCGTCCACCAGCCGCGGCAATGGCGGTGGCCTGTTGTAG
- the LOC133916405 gene encoding dof zinc finger protein DOF5.1-like isoform X2 has protein sequence MVFPSVPAYLDPPYWNNQQGQQPRASGGGDAPLVPVGPAVPAASGLPSSSSAASGSVAAHARPNSMAERARLARVPQPEPALKCPRCDSTNTKFCYYNNYSLSQPRHFCKTCRRYWTRGGSLRNVPVGGGCRRNKRSSKSSSTAAASSSSKPSSSARQLPGASTPGATGGIIPPGLSSLSHHLPFLGSMHPPGPNLGLAFPAGLPPIGMQQHLDTVDQFPVASGGGSTIGSSLEQWRHQQFPFLAGGVLELPPRPPPMYQLGLEANRGGSGSAAAAFTLGQTSATTARQDSQEGSMKLDDSKGQEMSLQRQYMAALRYGSEGVWDGNAGGSGSYGGGNGGASWPMNSPGFHSSSTSRGNGGGLL, from the coding sequence CAAGGTCAGCAGCCTAGAGCgagcgggggaggcgatgcacCTCTCGTTCCCGTGGGTCCAGCGGTTCCCGCGGCCAGTGGCTTGCCGAGCAGCTCATCGGCGGCCAGTGGTTCCGTGGCCGCGCACGCGCGGCCCAACTCGATGGCTGAGCGCGCGCGGCTGGCGCGCGTGCCGCAGCCGGAGCCGGCGCTCAAGTGCCCACGCTGCGACTCCACCAACACCAAGTTCTGCTACTACAACAACTACTCCCTCTCCCAGCCCCGCCACTTCTGCAAGACGTGCCGCCGCTACTGGACGCGCGGCGGCTCCCTCCGCAACGTCCCCGTCGGCGGAGGCTGCCGCCGCAACAAGCGCTCGTCCAAGTCCTCGTCCACCGCTGCCGCGTCTTCCTCCTCAAAACCATCCTCCTCGGCTAGGCAGCTGCCCGGAGCGTCCACCCCCGGCGCCACCGGAGGGATCATCCCTCCGGGCCTCAGCTCCTTGTCGCACCACCTGCCGTTCTTGGGCTCGATGCACCCACCAGGGCCCAACCTAGGGCTAGCCTTCCCCGCCGGCCTCCCGCCGATCGGCATGCAGCAGCACCTTGACACGGTAGATCAGTTCCCGGTGGCAAGCGGTGGCGGCAGCACCATTGGCTCATCGCTGGAGCAGTGGAGACATCAGCAGTTCCCCTTCTTGGCAGGAGGAGTACTAGAGCTTCCGCCGCGGCCACCGCCGATGTACCAGTTGGGTTTGGAAGCTAACCGAGGAGGAAGCGGCTCAGCTGCAGCGGCGTTCACGTTAGGGCAGACTAGTGCTACCACGGCAAGGCAGGACAGCCAGGAAGGGTCAATGAAGCTGGACGACAGTAAAGGGCAAGAGATGAGCTTACAGAGGCAGTACATGGCTGCTCTACGCTACGGATCAGAGGGCGTCTGGGATGGGAATGCTGGAGGCAGTGGTAGCTAtggcggcggcaatggcggtgCCAGTTGGCCAATGAACAGTCCTGGATTCCATTCTTCGTCCACCAGCCGCGGCAATGGCGGTGGCCTGTTGTAG